The Haloferax sp. Atlit-12N region ACCTCAGAGACAACGCTCGTGCGCGGAAGACCGACTCGGGAATCGAAATTCTCGACGCCGTTCGATACAACGATGATACCGATTCCTACAGGGACGAACGACAGATGTCTATCGTCGAAGAGACACTCCGCGACGACTTTGGAGAGCCTAACCGGATCTCTGTCACCCAGTCCGACCAGAGTGACGACGTCTACGTCGCGGAAGCGGAGTACGGCAACTCGACCTACACGCGCTTCTTCTCATTCGGTTCTCAGACCGAAGAGGAGCTGCTCGAGGCGTCCAAGCGGCGCAAGAAGGATCAGCAGAAGGTGAAGTCCACGACTGAGCAAGACCCAGTCCCAGAACAAGACACTCAGCTCACCAAGAGTCCGACAGGCCAGATTTCGACCCGAGAACGAGAGCGTGCCCGAGACGCTCTCGCAGACAAAGCCGGAGTCGGCGCGAGAGATGTGAAAATAACTGGCCGAACTGAAGACGGTGGCTATCGCGGGCTTGCAGTCGACTTTGAAGAAACCCAGCGAAAAGCCGTCTCAGAAGCCGTCGAGAGCGCCGACAGAGCGAGCGACGCAATTGATTGGGAACAGGCGGTGCAAGATCCCGTCGGATTCCTCAGGGGTGCTGGTCGTGAGCGCGAGGAAGCCCTGCTTCGCCCGATCTCGAAGTTCGGAGACGGTGCGAGAGAATCGATTGACGACATCAATCGCCGACTCACTCCTGGTGATGATGTCTACACCGATCGAGACCTTGCAAACGACATCGTTGGCGGGTTGAGCGATAACAAAGAAGGCATCGCGACCGCCGCGGCTGCGGGTGTCGTCGCTCCAGAGCCTGCGACGAGTGTCGGAGGTGCGATCACTCTCGGAGGAATCGCTGTCGCCGGACTCGCTGCTGACGCCGTCCTCAATCAGAACGAGGGGGAACTCGGAGTTCCCGAGGAGCAACAGCAGTCCGAGGTCGATGTCCCGGCAGATCCCGCATCCAGCAATTCCGAGGTCAACGTACCCGAGGACGGTTCAGCGTCGATGTCAGAAGTGGACGTTCCTGCGGATGGCACGATGCAGCGACCCGAGGTTGGCGTGCCCGACCAGAATGAGCCCGACGTTCTGACCATCTCGGCCGCTGAGCTTGTGTCTCGTGGTCGGCAAAAAGAGCGAGACGAAGAGGAAGAGCAGATCGACCCACTCGCGGAATCCATGCGTGAGATGGAACGCTCGCAGCGGCAGGGCTTCTCGAACAAGCCACCTGAGAGCTACGTCGATGTCGATGAGGGCGGCTACCAGTATCAAGACTGGGAGCCTGTCGAAATCATCCGCCGGGAAGAGGAGACTGCTGCGCAGCAGTCTGACGTCATGGACGCGGCACAGTCGACCCAACAGCCCTCGGTCAACGTCGACGTCGGGAGCTTTGGCGGGAGTTCGTCGCAGCCGGAAACCCTGCCGCTCCTCGACGATGCTCAAGACGCAGAACAAGACCTCGCAGAAGAAGTCGTCACAGACGTTGGTGCCGATCAACGAGAGTCTCAACGGCCTGACGAGGTGTTCGGCCAGACTCCAGGAGCAGATGTCGGAGTCGGCTCGGTGACCGTCGGTGAGATCGGCACGACCACAGCCACGGACACCGCGACTTCGACAGAGACCGCGACCCCCAACGGCTACGGTGCACCTTATCCAACGGCCTTCGCCGACGAGACACCCCCAGCCGACGGTTATGGCTACAGCTACGAGTTCACCGGGAGAAATCAAAGGCAGCGTCGAAGCGCTGGCGAGGGAACCAATTCTCGAGACTTCGGCCTCGGTCTTGGCGTCGATTCTCGTGGTTCTGCAGGGGACCGATTCGCATCTGGATGGTACGCTGAGACTGTCACGGACATCGCGACCACCGGACAGAGTGACGAAGATCCACTCACGCAAGCCGAACTCGCGGCCCTCGCCGGTGAAGGTCTCTCGTACGGTGAACTCCCGACAGCCGAGATGGTCCGAGGCGATCCTGAAACGAGAGAACGTATCGACGACGTCGAATCGCTGCTCGGTTTCGCGAACTCGGGCGACGGAGTTGACGACGAAAAAGAGACCGACAGCTGGTTTACCGGCTGGGGGAGGTTCTGATGAGCCCGTATTCGTTTCCACTCGCGATGTTCTCGTTCTTCGGGTTTGTCGCTATCATCCCGGTCTGGTTGTGGTTCCTCAACGACCGTCTTCCAGGCCTGCCTCTGGAGTTCCAGTTCATTGCGGGACTCGTTCTTCCCGCCGCGCTGCTTGTCTTCATTGGATCATGGATGCAGCCCGGAGGTGCCTGACGATGCGAGCCGAGTTGCAGCTCGTCGATGCCGTCATGGGATTCTTCGTCCTGGTCGCGATCCTCGCGCTCGCTCCGTTCACCTACCAGTTTATCGGCATGGTGTCGGCAGAGTCAGACCCGTTGACTGCACTCCTCATGCAGTTGATCCCTCCGCTACTCCTCATCGGGCTCGTCGTCTCAATCGGGGTGAGTGCCAGATGATGGGTTCGAGAGGCCGGATCACCGTGCCAGATGTCGTGTACACCACTGCGACGCTCGCGTTCGTCGGAGCACTTGCTCCGGTCTTTTACGACGGTCTTGACGCGAACGCGGGACAGTTGGGTACTGGAGAGGCCTTCCTTTTCCAGTTGATTGGCCCCCTTCTCGCGTTAGTATTGATGTCAGTTATCTGGTTCAAAGCGACGAGAGGTGTGTCATGAACCTTCGTTCCGAAGGTGCACGATTCGCTCTTGTCATTCTCGTCCTGTTGCTGGTGAGCGCTCCGGTTTTGGGAGCCACATATCAGTTCGAAGACTTTGAAGACGGCCTCGATGGATGGACAGAGAGCAGCGGCAGTTGGTCGATTACTTCGACATCCTACGAGGGCACTCAAGCAGTCGAATCCACATCTTTCGGCTACCTGAGGTCGAATGGAACTGCAAATTACACCGATGTTAATGCGACATTCCGTGTCTACCTCGAACCTGATGCAACGTCCCGATTCCGTCTTGGAGACGATGGCACTGACTATTATCGAGCGACCGTCGACCAAGCAGGGACTGTCGAATTTGGGGGAGTCTCAGATGGAGGGGTTACCGACAACACAACCACCGCCACAGTCCCCGCGGACGAATGGCTGCTCGGAGAAATAAGATGGCGCTCTGACGACGTCCAATTCATTCTCAAGGACCAAGCTGGGAATACGATAACGACACTAACCGAGCCACGCGAAAACGTTGGAACTGGTCAAATAACACTCATCGACCTCTCTGGAACCGTTCGTTTTGACGACATCACAACCGAGACTCGGAACCGCGATGCCACTATTTCGAACGCCACTCCATCAGCCGGTTCCCTGCAAACAGAGAGTTCGGTTGAGTTGTCTGCTGATGTTGCGGACGAAGACTTCGATATCGGTGCAACAGATACCGTCTACTTCCTAGATGGTACCGGAGCGACGATCTCGTCGACGACCGTCACTGAAAATCGAACTGTCACTGCCAACTGGTCGGGAGCAAATGCCGGCTCGAACAACTGGAGTGTCGTGGTCAACGAACCCGCTTCCGGAAACACATCATTCGGCCCGTTCAGCTTCGAATATCCGCAGAACCTCACCATTAAGAACGAGAGCGACACCCAGTTGCTCGACAACCTCTCTGAGCCAGTCACGCTACGATTTTACTACGAGAACGGCAGCACCGCAGAGGTTGTTGAACGACAGACATCAAACGGCATTGCGTCTCTTTCTGGACTCCCTGTTGACCGTTCGTTCGTGGTCGTTGCTGATGCACCCGGGTATCTCCCGCGTCGCATCTTCGTCAGCTCGCTCCTCGAACAGCAGTCAATCTACCTCCTGCCCAGCTCAGCACAACACGTCGAGAATCTTCTCACCTTGCAGGACTACTCTGGCGATTACGCGCCAGACGAGACTGTGCTTATCATCCAACGATCAATCAATGGGTCGTGGGAGACGGTTCAGGGGGACTACTTCGGTGCCACGGGTGAATACAGCGCTCAGCTGGCCTACAACGTCCGACACAGAATGATCCTCAGAAATACGCGAACGGGTGATCAGAAGGTCGTTGGACCGTACACACCCATTTCAGATGGCACGAAGAACATCAAGGTCACTCGTGAAGGAGACATCGAGCTTGTTCTCGACGCGCCTCGGGTCCTCTTTGATCCGTCGGTTGGGTCGGTTTCAGCCGTCAGCAACACCCAACTCGTCGTCACAGTCGACAACCAGAGTAGCGAACTCAGATCATGGAGTGTCGAGGTCATCTATCGTAACCAGACGGCGCAGGAAACGCTGTTCCTGACTAATGAGACCTCACCGGAGGGTGGAACGATTTCACCTGCTCTCGACCTCTCAGAGCGCGCAGGGGGGAACGTCACAGTCCTTGTCAACTACACGACTGAAGACGGACAAACGGGGCAGCGCTCTGAGACGTTCATCGTCCGCGAGACGTTCGCGAATCAGTATTCGCTCCTCTCTGTGCTCGGGAACATCGGGACGATGATTCCATCTCCGAATCTCTCGATATTCACGACGTTCATCGCAATTATCGTCTCAGTCCTTGCAGCGACTGGTGTCGCATCGGCGTTCCGCGCGAGCACCGAACTCGTCGGAGTCACCGTCGTTGGCACGCTGGCATTCTTCAGCATCATCAACTGGATCGGCGTCCCGATCGTGTTCGTCTCAGGAATGTCACTAATCGCGTTCGCAGCGCTCAGGAGGGGTCTGTAATGCGATTCAGTCACATCCTGCTGGTCTACTTCGTGATGGGCGCGATGATGTTCGGAGGCGGCGTCATCGAGTGGAATCAGTCAGGCGTCGTTGGCATCTTCGTCGAATACTCGCCCGGCGAGCAGGTCGACGTGAATCAAGACACTGCGAACGACCTCGAACGTCTCGGCGGTCCGATCCAAGAGGCAGCTGAGTCCATCGGTGGCGGGGCGCTCATTGCGCTCTGGAGCATCCTGTCGAACATCATCGGCTACCTATTCTGGCCGATAACGACATTGCTGAGTCTGAACGCTCCACTTGAGATTGTCCTTATCTTCGGTGGGATACCGACCGTCGCGTTCTTCGGCGGCATCATCACACTCATCGGGAGCACCTCATGATTCGACACACCCAAAGCATGCTCGTCGTGTGTCTCCTGGTCGCGACGATTGTCATCCCAGGCATCGTCGTCGCACAGGAATCGAACAACTCGACGGACATCAACGAAACCGCACCGTACTACGCGAACAACTCATCAAACGTCTCCGTCGACACGTGGCTCGAAGGCCGTTCAGATCCAACCCTCGACAACATCACGAACATCGCGACGCGGATCGGACCGTTCGTCATCGGCGGAGGGAGCACGAGTATCGGAAGTGCACAGGCTGGGGCGCTCGTCACCGGTCTAATGGTCCTTGCCGTCTTCCTCGGAGCAGTCATGGGGTCTGGCGTCGGATCGGCTGGAGGCGCGACGATCGCGGTCGCGATCGCCGCGGCTATCGTCCAAGTCGGTCTCGCACCGCAATGGATGTGGGCCATCGTCGTGCTCGGAGTCGGGATCGTGATGGCGACCGTCTCTATCCGCGCGTTCAGGTGACACCATGGATCCCCTCCCAACGTCCACCCCGCTCGACGCGCCAACGACCGCGTGCAGCGACCCGACGGTTGTTGTCGATGGAATCCCCGTGTGTACGAAGCAAGGCCCAGAGTGGCTTGTCAGGCTCATGTACGCACCACCAGAATGGCTCGGGCTCGCACTCAAGTTGCTCATCGTCGCAGTCGTCGTGTTGACAGCGCTCGGATACTACCGACACGGCGTCGACAAGCAGGTAATCCGAGAGAGCGCAGAGAACGGCGCGGCGTGGCTTCTCGTCCTCGCGCTTGCGACGACTCTTCGCGGGACCGGAATCGCCCCTGGTGGCTACTTCGCGACGGTACTCGTGGCTGGCGTCGGAGGTTTCGGACTGACGAAGCTCGGAGCCATCGTGATTGAGCGCCTCGACGAACGGAGGTCATCTGAGATTAGCGAGTAGAAAATCTGTACAGTCCCCTTCCAATCCCTGTCCAATTCCTCAGAAGTTATACACGTTTTAGAAAGCATTCCATCGGTATGCGAAGCCATCAGAATTCACAGAGGCGATAAGGCCATGAGCGACCCGGAACAGATTGTCAAACTTCTCGTGTCTGCGCTCATCGTCGCAGCGCTGATTCCAGCGTTCATGGGAATTAGTGGTCCGAGTGGCGAGGTCAGCTTCGAACCAACGCTCGGAAATCACACCGTCGATAAAACGACCCGCGAGATACCCGGAAGCGTCAACGTCGAGGCGACGACTGGCAACGCGCTCTACTTCGACGGCAGCGCCTCGGTCTCTTCGAACGCGGGCTCAAACATGACCAACGGGTCGTGGACAGTCTGCACGCTGGCGCAGCTCGATGAGAGCGCGGACGCCAACGCGACGTACTCCGCGTTCGCTCATGACAACGCGTCAGTTCTCATCGACTACGACCACGGCAAGTGGGCCGCGTACTACGACAACGGCTCCGCAGACGCCCGTGCGACTATCGATGCACCGTCGCCGAAAGACGGGCTGACGCCAGTCTGCGCGCGCTACGACGAATCATCTGAAGAACTCGTCGTCTCTCGCGACGGTCAAGTCTCGTCACCGGATGTACTCGACGCCAGTCCCAACACGCGGAACGCGACGTTCGCGTGGGTTGGGACGCTCGACGAGGTCCGGATCATCGGCGAGGACGTCAACAACTCGACCCTCACGGCGTACGCGAACGACCCGGTCCAACCGTTGTCGGTCAACCACCTCGGTCGAATGATGTTCGACGAGGGGAGCGGCTCGACCTCGACCGTCTACTACGACGACGGTGACGCGAACCTCTATCGCACGAGCTGGACGGGCGGCGTCGAAGGACCGAATCTCAAGCGTGGAGTCGATTACCAGCTGTTCGGTGACCCATTCACCGTGAAGGTCCTCTCGGGGAGCTACCTCGAAGGAGCACCAGTAGTCTGGGTGTCGTGGGGATCTGGCCTCCCACTCGACATCATGGACATTCTGGGTCTGCTGATGGCCCTGCTGCTGGTTGTCGCGTTCGGCAACAAAATCATGGAGGCCATGTGATGGACGAGAATCAGAACGAGAGAAATCAACAGTCAGACAGCGAGGAGAGTAGCTCGTCGGTCCCCGTGACTCGACGCCAAGTCATCGGCGCGCTTGCAAGCGCTGGTGTGTTCGGCTCGATCGCGAGCGGAGCGAGTTCGAACGAGGGTGACGGAATCACCGAGATAGGAGGCGGTTCGATGGCATCAGAAATAGGAGAACTACGAATCCAGCAGTTCCAAGGAACGTTCGCAGAACGACCAGACGCAGGCGTGGCCGACCGGGTCTACATCGTCGACGATCCAGGCCACGCCGAACACGGGGCAGTTTACTACGACGACGGCAGCTCGTGGACACTCCAAGATCGGAAGGTCGGAAAGCTAAGTGCAGAGAAGGTAGATAACACCGTCAGAGTTGCGGCATTTGATGGGGAGACAGGGGGGGAGAAAATACAGAGCGCCCTCGATGAAGCATCAACGCTTTCGGGGACGACAGAGGTGGTTGTGAGTGGTCGGGGACCAGATAGCCTGTCAAGTTCTGGAGCACTCTATTCAAGCGGATGGCGGCATAGCGGGCTAACAATCTCGGAGAACACCGTCCTGCGGCTTGTTGGTGGGGCATATCTCTTCTTGGCAGATGGGTCTGACAGTCGCTCGATAACAAATGCCGACCACACCAATCAAACGGAGAATATCCACATTATCGGGGACGGGAGTGCACACATCGACGGAAACGCGGCTAACCAAAATCCCACCAATTCCCCCGACCGTCTTGGGATTCAATTCGTTCGTATGTCCAATATCTCGGTGCATAATGTGGCCATCGGACCAACGCACGCATGGGCTTTAACGGGGGCGATTGTTGACGATTTCAGTATCAGTGATATTAAATTCGCACAAGACGGGAGTACCGCAAACCAAGACGGCGTACATCTGGTTGGTGCGTGCTCGAACGGCGACATTTACCACATCCGTGGAGTCACCCATGACGATAGCATCTCTCTCATCGCACACGACCAAGACGATGGCATGAAAGAGATTACTGGCGGCGGCAGCATCACAGACATCAACATCGCGGACGTGAGATGCACCGGTGTTGGTGCCAAAGGCGTTGTTAACCTCGCATGCGGAGACGGAAACGACATGAATGGCATCTCTATCGACCATATCCATGCACGTCCGGGGACGGGCGGCTCAGTGCTTCAAATCGCAGGCGGGCCGTTCATTGAGTCTCGCGATGGAGTTCTGCCAACGACGGATGAGTTCACAGGCATCTCCGCATCGCATCTCACGCGAGCAGACGGGGACCAGTCTGACCTCGTCCGGATTGAAAATAATATTGGGGTCCTTAGTCTCAGCGACCTGTCTTACACGGGCGATGCGTTCGAGCTGGTTCGGCAATGGCAGGGCTACACCTGCGACACGCTCAAAGTTGACGGCGCGACCTTCGAGTCCGTCAATGGGACCGGAAATATGTTCAATCTTCAAGATGAGATAATCAATCTGCATCTAAGTGGCCTCACATCACGCCAGACCGGCAGTACCAACCGTGTGTTGTTTGACGGAAGTGGGACGGGGATAATCAACAACGGGACCGTCCGTGATATAGAAGCAGAGATAGACGGAACTGTTGTCGAACTTCCCGGAACTGCGAATATCACCTTATCGGATGTTGGCGGGGATATTAGGGGTCAAGTGGTATTCACTTCGCCATCTGGCCTAAAAGTTGATGGAGGCCTCCCGCCGATTGATGTGACCACACTTCCAACCGTGCGAGGATCACAAGCATACCACGACGGGACAACAGGGACCGAGGGGCCTGCTCATTCCGACGGGACCGATTGGATTGACGCTACGCAAACCACTCTGTGATATTGCTATCTAGACAGCGTAGCCTAAATCCTTCAATCGCTCATTTAACTCCTCCTCGTCGACTTCAGCCATTTCCTCTGGCGGACTTCCTGTTATATCCTTCCTTGAGTTGGACTCGCAGACAAACCATGGTACACGCGTGAGCGAGTCATGGTACAGTTTTGTTGGGTGTCCGTAACTTTTCACAGGGATTGGAGAAGTCCGTTCGCCGAGTAGCTCTCCGTGATCGGAAGTTATAACCGTTCTACCATTCAATTCTGAGACTAATTCGGAGACATACTCAAGAACTAGTTCTAAATTCTCGTTATATGCTCTCCAAAGGTCATCGTCGGAGATCCCCCTATTCGACATAATTGCCTGAAGGTTCTTCTGAGCATGTCCAAATTTTCTGCGCCCGAAATCCCCGAGGTATGGTTTGTGTGGCTGGACATAGTGTATCACAAGCCGCTTATTTGGATATCTTTCAGCGGTTTCTAATGCTTCATCTGTGACTCTTTTGGGGGATATTCCGCCTCCTTTTTCACCCAAATCATCGTTGTCAACCAAACAATTGATTTGGTGCAATTCCGTGTTGAGTTCATCCCATAGTCTAATGATCCATCCATTTGCAGTCACGTAGACTGTATCGTGAAGTCTTTCCCGCGTGAAGTTGGTCCGCAAAAATTGAGGTGTCGATGTTCCTTTTGAAGTTTTAGATTCGAGTGAACCTTCTAAGTCAATCATTTTCTGAAGGGCATCGAAACGGCAGGCATCTAGGATCACAAGGTTATCCCAATCTTCTTCAAATATGTTTATCCCAGTTGGATTCTCGTCACCAATAGACCAGCTATTATAACGTTTGTTTAGCGCAATTAGCCCCATTGAAGGACTCTTCAGTAAAGTTTTGGCAGCTTGAAGTGGGTTCATTAGCAAATGTATTATAGAGAATTGATAAAAGAGTTGCCACAATAAGGGATTATTCTGTAGTCTCAATGAATCCACTTAGCGCCTGATTCACGACTGAGAACTTGAAAGAAAGAACATGATCCAGACGTTCCGGTCTAAAATTATATTTTGTCGGAGAGTTACCACATCGTATGGACCGGGAGTCAATGAAGATCAGCGCGGAAACAACTTACATCCGCAGTCGAGGGAATCTGAAGCTCGGGATACGACTGCTCGGGATTGCAGCATTGATCATCGGCGCACACAACATGATGCTGTCCGAAATCACCGGCACGCTGCTGTTTCCGTTCTACCGATCACTTATTGAGGGAGTCATCTTCGCACAAGGAGGCTTCATGCCCTTCGCAGATATCTTACTCATGGCTGTTGGAGCCGCAGTCGCGTGGTTCATATAGCCCGCTTCACTTCCACTTCGGTTTGCGACTGTTCAAATAATCGAACCTCGAATCGGTGAGACATGATTCGTGACGCGCGAGCGCTGCGGGACAACTTTGTGCCCGCTGACCTCGAACATCGGAACGCCGAAATCGGTCACCTCTCGTCACTCCTAAAACCGATCGAAGACGGCGAAGCTGGGTCGGATATTCTGATTACCGGACCGTCTGGTGCCGGGAAAACGACGCTCGCTCGGTTCGTTGCCGGCGAGTTGGAGCGAGCATCACTCGGCGTTCGGACCGCCTACTCGAACTGCATTTCCAATTCGACGAATGCTGCGGTCCTCCACACGCTTCTCCGAGACGCCGGACTCGCTTTCGAATTCGACCGTGGGAGCACACCTATCGGCAGCTATCTCGACAAGATCCGCGACCTCGATGATCAGTTCGTCATCATCCTCGACGAAGTCGACGTCCTCGAAGACCCGTCCCTCATCGCGATGCTCTACGACATCAACAACGTCACCACGATGATGGTCTGCGTGTCTGAAGATGCGTTTCTTGCTGGCCTCGATATGCGCGTCGAGTCGCGGGCCCGGGCTGCTGCTGGCGTGAAACTCGAAAAGTATCGTGACCACGAGATTGCGGACATCATCGGTGCTCGAGTTGAGTTCGGCCTCGACCCCGGCACCGTCGACGAAACGACCATCGACCACATGGCCTCGATCGCCGCCGGTGACGCACGTCTGGCGATCACAAACCTCCGACGCGCAGCTCAATACGCCGACGCCGAAGACCTCAGCGCACTCAGTCCGGGGCTTGTCGACGAGGTCGCCGACGAGGCCGAAGTCGAAGTTCACGAACGAAACGTCG contains the following coding sequences:
- a CDS encoding sulfatase-like hydrolase/transferase translates to MNPLQAAKTLLKSPSMGLIALNKRYNSWSIGDENPTGINIFEEDWDNLVILDACRFDALQKMIDLEGSLESKTSKGTSTPQFLRTNFTRERLHDTVYVTANGWIIRLWDELNTELHQINCLVDNDDLGEKGGGISPKRVTDEALETAERYPNKRLVIHYVQPHKPYLGDFGRRKFGHAQKNLQAIMSNRGISDDDLWRAYNENLELVLEYVSELVSELNGRTVITSDHGELLGERTSPIPVKSYGHPTKLYHDSLTRVPWFVCESNSRKDITGSPPEEMAEVDEEELNERLKDLGYAV
- a CDS encoding Cdc6/Cdc18 family protein; translation: MIRDARALRDNFVPADLEHRNAEIGHLSSLLKPIEDGEAGSDILITGPSGAGKTTLARFVAGELERASLGVRTAYSNCISNSTNAAVLHTLLRDAGLAFEFDRGSTPIGSYLDKIRDLDDQFVIILDEVDVLEDPSLIAMLYDINNVTTMMVCVSEDAFLAGLDMRVESRARAAAGVKLEKYRDHEIADIIGARVEFGLDPGTVDETTIDHMASIAAGDARLAITNLRRAAQYADAEDLSALSPGLVDEVADEAEVEVHERNVERLSTHKRLLYDIIREGGEVTSKQLHAAYEKRISEPKSKPTRRRYLGALERYRLVQKHGATRGTRYRLVEP